The Flavivirga eckloniae genomic interval CAGATACAACATCAAATAAATTATCAAACTATGGAAAACATTAAAATTTTAGTTACAACAGCCAACGGTCATACTGGATTTCCTGCAGCAAAAGAATTATTAGACCTTGGCTTTAAGGTTAAAGCGATGATAAGAAACATTAACAGTCCGAACGCGCAAGAGTTAAAAAGACTAGGTGCCAAATTGTTTGTTGGAGATATGAATGATATTCATGGTGTGTTTATTAGCAAACCTCACCTTAAAAAATTTGAAAGAGAACAAGAAATCCCCTTTTTTTTAAAAGGGATGAAATATGTTCTGGAAAATGAAAATTGGATACAATCGCATGCATAGAGAAGAAAATAGATTCAGAATAAATAACCCTGACTGTTTAGCGCAACCTTACACACCTTGTTC includes:
- a CDS encoding NmrA family NAD(P)-binding protein, giving the protein MENIKILVTTANGHTGFPAAKELLDLGFKVKAMIRNINSPNAQELKRLGAKLFVGDMNDIHGVFISKPHLKKFEREQEIPFFLKGMKYVLENENWIQSHA